One genomic segment of Chitinophaga parva includes these proteins:
- a CDS encoding TonB-dependent receptor, with product MLLIKSWSQLHFQPTNARPSQRPPARKAALWHAALRSLCVVIFTFCTLGAYAQKISLTANDAPLEKVFRQIEKQAGVSFIYGQHQLEKAVHVTIAVKQEELDAVLKLVFANQPFTYSRSGNFIAIRAKEEQRTGMQAKYITVRGTVTDASNGQPLPSVSVVVPGTPFGAMTNEKGEYVINQVPRNANLLFSYISYQSETVAVRERTTINMALQVLTKSLDEAVVIGYGTTTKRMNTGSVSSITAEEIGKQPVANPLAALPGRVPGMQITQQNGLPGSAAVVQIRGQGSLSYGNLPLYVIDGVPFTNFSGAQPVNDNLNAWGTSGANGGISPFSMINPDDIERMDILKDADATAIYGARGANGVILITTKKGKAGRTKFNANVYTGTGKVGHFIDMMNTDQYLALRKEAFANDKTTPNSVNAPELTVWDQHAYTDWQRLLLGGTAHSTDAEASVSGGDAFTHFLFSGGYHRETTVFPGNFNDQRLTGRISADHSSANRKLYVAVTANYSNDKTLLPTADVTSYYNLPPNMPLKDSTGKLVWVTGYTNPLAALKRNYNGTTTNLMTNANIRYTIIKNLNLKVNLGYTNTQLDQVSPMPASTQNPQNNPTSYAYFTTNKSQNYIVEPTLDYSYDVQKHHFNFLAGGTIQRSLSNGNYLTASNYSSEALMSSLIGAGLVTVNYNNYFDYKYASLFGRVNYNYDGKYLVNATFRRDASSRFGPDNQFANFAALGAAWIFSQEHFIADNLKWLSLGKIRASYGSTGNDQITNYIYIPLLSSAGTYQGQTALSRATLPNEGVKWETTRKLEFGLELGFLRNRINFTGDYYRNRSSDQLLAAALATQSGYNSYTVNLPAVVQNTGVELELTTLNTKTASFGWTTTFNITFPKNKLISFPGLANSFYATSYIVGQPIDLQRKYVYLGYDKTTGAPQFQDLNHDGAIDYNNDRAVIPPGTPYFGGMGNTFSYRHWDLSIFFQYNHRKGSTNNVSSPIGSSRANQNVSVLDRWRAAGDDAAFPVATTTAGTPTYLAYTPYSNSTALWGDASYLKLRSASLSYSLPTKWLTKIRGSNFRVYAEGQNLFTWMKNKYIFDPETSVPGGPPGLGTGNIAMPPLRTIVFGINCSF from the coding sequence ATGTTGCTAATCAAGTCATGGAGCCAGCTCCATTTTCAACCAACCAATGCCAGGCCATCCCAGCGTCCACCCGCGCGGAAAGCAGCCCTGTGGCACGCAGCGCTGCGCAGCCTGTGTGTAGTGATCTTCACCTTTTGTACCCTGGGTGCCTATGCCCAGAAAATAAGCCTTACGGCCAATGATGCGCCGCTGGAAAAAGTATTCCGGCAAATAGAAAAGCAGGCCGGCGTAAGCTTTATCTATGGCCAGCACCAGCTGGAAAAAGCGGTGCATGTAACCATAGCCGTAAAACAGGAAGAGCTGGATGCCGTATTGAAATTGGTATTTGCCAACCAGCCCTTTACCTACTCCCGCTCCGGTAATTTCATTGCCATCCGGGCTAAAGAAGAACAGCGCACTGGTATGCAGGCCAAATATATCACGGTGCGCGGTACCGTAACAGATGCCAGCAACGGGCAGCCGTTGCCTTCCGTGTCTGTAGTGGTGCCGGGGACTCCCTTTGGCGCCATGACCAATGAAAAAGGCGAGTATGTTATTAACCAGGTACCCCGCAATGCCAACCTTTTATTTTCCTACATCTCCTATCAATCGGAGACCGTGGCGGTGCGGGAGCGCACTACTATTAACATGGCGCTGCAGGTGCTGACCAAATCATTGGATGAAGCAGTGGTGATCGGTTATGGTACCACTACCAAAAGAATGAACACCGGCTCCGTAAGCAGCATTACTGCGGAGGAGATCGGGAAGCAACCCGTGGCCAACCCGCTGGCGGCCCTGCCCGGGCGCGTGCCTGGTATGCAGATCACCCAGCAGAACGGCCTGCCCGGATCGGCTGCCGTGGTGCAGATCCGCGGGCAAGGTTCACTAAGCTATGGTAACTTACCGCTGTATGTAATAGACGGGGTGCCCTTCACCAACTTCAGTGGCGCACAACCGGTAAATGATAATCTCAATGCATGGGGCACCAGTGGCGCCAATGGCGGCATCAGCCCTTTCAGCATGATCAATCCAGATGATATTGAACGCATGGACATTCTCAAGGATGCCGATGCGACCGCGATCTACGGCGCCCGCGGCGCCAATGGCGTGATCCTCATCACCACCAAGAAAGGCAAGGCCGGCAGGACAAAGTTCAATGCCAATGTGTACACCGGCACCGGTAAAGTGGGCCACTTCATTGACATGATGAACACGGACCAGTACCTGGCCCTGCGCAAGGAAGCCTTTGCCAATGACAAAACAACGCCCAACAGTGTGAACGCACCGGAGCTCACCGTTTGGGACCAGCATGCCTATACGGACTGGCAACGCCTGCTCCTGGGCGGCACCGCGCACAGTACGGATGCAGAAGCTTCCGTATCCGGAGGGGATGCGTTTACCCACTTTCTTTTCAGCGGCGGTTACCACCGGGAAACAACAGTGTTCCCCGGCAACTTCAATGACCAGCGCCTCACAGGCCGCATTTCCGCAGACCACAGCTCTGCCAACCGCAAGCTGTATGTAGCTGTAACGGCTAATTACTCCAACGATAAAACGTTGCTGCCCACTGCAGATGTAACGTCTTATTATAACCTGCCACCCAATATGCCGCTGAAGGATTCCACCGGCAAGCTGGTTTGGGTAACTGGCTATACCAACCCACTGGCAGCGCTGAAGCGGAACTACAACGGCACCACCACTAACCTGATGACGAATGCCAACATCCGCTACACCATCATCAAAAACCTAAACCTGAAGGTGAACCTGGGCTACACGAACACGCAGCTGGACCAGGTATCGCCCATGCCGGCTTCTACCCAGAACCCGCAGAACAATCCTACTTCTTACGCGTACTTCACCACGAACAAAAGCCAGAACTACATCGTGGAACCTACCCTGGACTATTCCTATGATGTGCAAAAGCATCATTTCAATTTCCTGGCAGGAGGTACTATCCAGCGCAGCCTGTCCAATGGCAACTACCTCACGGCCAGCAATTATAGCAGTGAGGCGCTGATGAGCTCACTGATCGGTGCAGGCCTGGTCACGGTGAACTACAATAACTATTTTGATTATAAATATGCATCCCTCTTTGGCCGTGTAAATTATAATTACGATGGTAAGTACCTGGTGAATGCCACCTTCCGCCGCGACGCTTCATCCCGCTTTGGACCGGATAACCAGTTTGCCAATTTTGCCGCGCTGGGTGCTGCCTGGATCTTTTCACAGGAGCACTTTATTGCAGATAACCTGAAGTGGCTGAGCCTGGGTAAGATCCGCGCCAGCTATGGCTCTACGGGTAACGACCAGATCACGAATTACATTTATATACCCCTGCTTTCTTCCGCAGGTACCTACCAGGGGCAAACGGCTTTATCCCGTGCCACCCTACCCAATGAAGGCGTGAAATGGGAAACCACCCGTAAGCTGGAATTTGGGCTGGAACTGGGTTTCCTGCGTAACCGGATCAACTTTACCGGCGATTATTACCGCAACCGTTCCAGTGACCAGTTGCTCGCTGCGGCCCTGGCCACCCAATCCGGCTACAACAGCTATACCGTGAACCTGCCTGCAGTAGTACAAAACACCGGCGTGGAACTGGAACTCACCACGCTGAACACGAAGACGGCATCATTTGGCTGGACCACTACCTTCAATATTACCTTCCCGAAAAATAAACTCATCAGCTTCCCGGGACTGGCTAATTCATTCTATGCCACTTCTTACATCGTGGGCCAGCCCATTGACCTGCAGCGTAAATATGTGTACCTGGGGTACGACAAGACCACCGGTGCGCCGCAATTCCAGGACCTGAACCATGATGGTGCCATTGATTATAATAACGACCGCGCTGTCATCCCTCCCGGCACGCCTTACTTTGGCGGCATGGGCAATACCTTCTCCTACCGCCACTGGGACCTGAGCATTTTCTTCCAGTACAATCACCGCAAAGGCAGCACCAATAACGTGAGCTCACCCATTGGCAGCAGCCGTGCTAACCAGAACGTGTCCGTGCTGGACCGCTGGCGTGCAGCGGGCGATGATGCTGCTTTTCCCGTTGCTACCACCACAGCCGGTACGCCCACGTACCTGGCTTACACGCCTTACAGCAACTCCACCGCTTTGTGGGGCGATGCC